gagcATACTCAATGGTTCTGATGGTTCCAGCAGCCATCCTCATAAAAGACAGAAAAAGGTCAAAAAAACGAAAAGGCCCAAATCTTCCCGCTCGAAAGGTCCAGTTGATGTTGAGAGACAGTGTGGTGTTCCCTTACCCAATGGAGGGTTTTGTGCAAGATCTCTCACCTGTAAGACGCATTCCATGGGAGCTAAACGAGGTGTTCCTGGTCGTTCAGCTCCCTATGATGAACTATTAGCGGCTTACCAGAGGAAAAACCAGGCTAAGATTGGAGCAGCCGCCGCTGCTGCTCAGCAGGCCCGGGATGATTTTGTTCATGGGGCCAATATGcctattgatgatgaagaggaaactCACGAGGTACTCGAAGGTGTCAGTAAGTCGACTCCCTGGCcattggaaagaaaggtATTGTTGCCCACTCGTATGAGAACAGGTTTTTTGCGGATGAGGGAGATGTTTGCTGCCGCCATTGTTCCTCATGTTTCTAATAATCCTCTCGGTCCTATTCAAGGTCGTGCAGCGATTGTTGACATTGAGAAGACTGCTGATTATGTATATCCTGTGCGCGTACAGAGAGCTAGAATGCAAGCCAGAAAGCTTGATGTGCAGAGGCgccagcagcagcagcagcagcaaaagcagcaacaacagaaTCGGCTGCAACAACCACAGCAACAGCTACAGCCACAACAGCAGCATcgtcttcaacaacaacaacaacaacaacaacaacagtcacaacaacagcagcaattATCACAAGGAGAATCTTCGAATAAGGTGCACCCAACATTGCCTCAAAAGTTACCACAGCAGGCTATGGCACAACAGATTTCAGTAAGAAGCAGCCAGATGGCGCGCCCAGTGTCGCAGCAATCGCTTCAGCAATCATTTCAACAGCAGAGAGCACAACAGAGGATTCAGCAGTCCATGTCAGGCCTtggatcttcaaatccaatcACTCACCAAAGTCCTACATCTTTGGTTGCCAGTATTGTGGCCGGTAATCGTGAAGTTGGTTCCCCTGCTGCACAATCGCAACCACAGTCTCCACAGGTACAAGGATTTCGGCAAATGCAACAGGCtcagaagatgcagcagGCTCAGATGCAGAAGCTGCAAGCACAACAGAAGCTTCAGAGTCAGCAGAAAGTATTTCTTCAGcagaagattcttcaacagcGGCAACAGCAACTGCAAcggcagcagcaacaacaactgcagcaacaacaattgcagcaacagcaacagcagcaacagcagcaacaacaactgcagcaacagcaacaacagcagcagcccCAACAAACTCAAGAACAACAActgcaacagcagcagcgtcgtcaacaacaacaacagagACTTGCTACATTGGCTACTGCCAATGGCTTGAcacagcagcagatgcTTTCACGTcttcagcaacagcagcagcgtGCCAGACTTATTCAATCTAAATTGCAGAGCATGACTCCTCAACAAAGACAGTTTATTgttcagcagcagcagaggCGTCAACAGTTAATGCAACGTCGCCAAGCACAGCGTTTCGCCTCTAAAAACAATGCTATTCAGGCTGCTGCAAATGGCCTGCTCATGGAAACCCAACAGCAGCCccagcagcagcagacTCAGCAACGAACGTCACAGTCACAACCTAGCCAGCAGATTCAATCGTCTACTCCTCAGCAATTATCGCAGACTCCAGGTCAGCCGGGAACTCCACAAAGCCCCGTGATGAATCAGTTCAATAATATGTTCAATGGAAACTCGATGAGATATTGATCCTTTCTACTTATTTATTTCCAGCTTTTCTACTCTTCTGTACTATAACCGCTATTTTCTTACATTTTTGTCGTCCCATTAatgatatatatatatgtattGCTTTATGAATGTTCAAAATTGtcatttctccttcttctttttctctattaTTTGCTTCTCCTTGGCTAAAATCTGTTTCTTGACATCAGGCTTCAACTCCAAGGGAGCCACACCATCGTTTACCTGGACGTGGATAAAACTCTTGTGCTTCCAGTTTCCgttctcatcaaaattgTCCGGGTTAGGCGGTGAATGCTTTATCAACTGGTAGTCTTTCAAGAGATATATGCCTGCAGAGAACCCTAGCACAAGACCAATACTCAAAACATTAAACCTTCCTCCAACTGTTTTATGTGAGGGCATGATGACAGTTTGGAAAGGATTAGATGTGCCTACGATCTCAAAGCGATGTGCTTCATCTCACAGCTAGTTGATTATGTCTGGAGTACGGATGTCATAATTATTTTTTCCCTTTCCTCCTTAAAGATCTTGTGATAATTAGCTCTTAGGATAGCTTGGCGCATTTCTGCTCTCTGCTCTTCGCTCGTTCCGTTTGCTCACTTACAGTCATGTCGTTGCCAAAAAGAATAGTCAGAGTAAGTCAACCAATAAGAAACTATATACTCTATATTTTACTAACAGTTGCTTGTTAGGAAACGGAAAGATTGATTTCAGACCCTGTGCCAGGCATTACAGCTGTGCCCCATTCCGATAACATGAGGTACTTCAATGTCACCATAGAAGGACCCGAATCTTCACCATATGAGAACGGAAAGTTCAAATTAGAGCTATTTCTACCGGATGAATATCCGATGGTTGCGCCTAAGGTGAGATTTCTCACTAAGATATATCATCCTAACATCGACAGGTTGGGAAGAATCTGCTTGGACGTATTGAAGAATAACTGGTCTCCCGCTTTGCAGATCCGAACCATTTTGTTGTCTGTTCAGGCATTGCTAAGTTCTCCTAATCCCGATGATCCGTTAGCAAACGAGGTTGCGGAAGAGTGGAAGAACGATAATGTTCATGCAATAGCGACTGCAAGAGAGTGGACTCATCAGTATGCCAACTAGTATTACTCCTGTTCAGTTCTCTTATCTATTTAACCCTTAATTGTGTTGCTTTGTATGTATTTCTAACTATATATGGCTTCTGACCTTGCTGCTGTGATAATTGTGCTCAAGCTTTCTAATCACAATATCTCCGTTCCATACAGCCGTGATTACGTCCGCTAGGTCTTCCACATAAATTAGCGTAATTCccaattttcttttcacccATTGCTCTGGTTGTCTGAACCATGATTCTTTGTTGGAGTCTGTTTTCAGTAATCTATCTTGCTCAGCCATCAAAGTGCTCAGTAAATCGCGTGCTTGGGTTCTGTCACTCATGCTCGATGTGTAATCTTCGATTATATCTTTCCTATTAGCTCTTGGAATGAGCACTTTGTTTATTTTCCCCGTTAAATGGGCTGCTAATAGCTTCTCCTTAAGTCCTCCGATGGGTAATATTTTACCGGTGAGTGTTATTTCACCTGTCATAGCTATACTACTCGGAATTGCCTTTTGAAGTATAAGTGATAACAAGCAGATCGTCATTGTAATTCCCGCAGAAGGTCCGTCCTTGGATATTGCACCCTCCGGGACGTGCAAATGAACTTCTGTCTTGTTAAACCTTCTTAATACCGCCTCATCGTCAAAATCTCCTTCTGCAGACGTAAGCATTCGCTTGTTCAAGAGAAATCCAACCAAAGTATCTGCAATCTCAGCACTTTCAAGTAACACATCACCTAAATTGCCGGTACAGGATAGTGATTTATCACCTGGTAGTCCTACCATCTCAAAGTTGAGTAATGATCCTGAACCGTCACTATTGTACGACAAGCCGTTGGCAATACCGTAAAGTTCCTGCACAGCCGTTACCCGTTTACCAAACGAATAGGAGTCAGAAACGTGTCCTGCATACCCAATATACCTTGGGAGATCTTCGATGGTGACATAGCTGGTATAGCCTGAAGGTATAGACGTATCATCGTTGCATGTATCCATCAAGTTTGAGTATTCGATGGCCTTACTACGACATATGGATGATACTAAACGCTCTAGTGATCGAATACCAGATTCATTGGTGTACTCTGTGGCAAGTTTAAGAATAGTTGGATCGTCAAGCTGAACCAATCCTTCCTGCAGAGCATTTTGCTTCACCTGCCTGGGAATTATAAATTTCTTGCAGATCTCTAGCTTCTCATAATAGCTATAACCTGCCAAAGGAATTATCTCCATTCTATCACGAAGGGGTGGACAGATTTCCCATTGATTGTTGGCGGTGCAAATGAATAGGATTTGGGACAAATCAATTGGGAATCCGATGTAGTGATCCTGGAAATTGGAATTCTGTTCAGGATCCAAAATTTCAAGTAAAGCAGCCTCCGGATTACCGTTGCGAGAAGCCCCACCTATTTTGTCCACCTCATCCAATAGAATCACAGGATTTGAACTCTGTGCTCTACGCAATGCCTGTACTATGAGGCCTGGAATCGCTCCCACATAGGTTCTTCTATGTCCCTTGAGATCGGCAAAGTCATTCAGACCACCAAGAGAAACTCGTTGAAATTTTCTCCCAAGTGTAGATGCAACTGATTGAGCTAAAGAGGTTTTTCCAACTCCGGGTGGTCctgtaagaagaagaataggAGCTCTCATTGTATTAGGGCTGCCATCTGCAGACTGCGTTGGCTTTGAAGGTTTCCACTTGGCAACAAATTTGGTAGCATTACTAGAATCCCTCATTGGTATTCTGGCTTTCATgaccttctctttttgctTGAAGGAGTTCCTCCGTATCCTGATCCTAGACTGAAGTTTCAATACCGCCAAGTATTCCAATATCCTCTCTTTCACACTCTGCATT
The sequence above is a segment of the Brettanomyces nanus chromosome 4, complete sequence genome. Coding sequences within it:
- the UBC13 gene encoding Ubiquitin-conjugating enzyme 13 — protein: MSLPKRIVRETERLISDPVPGITAVPHSDNMRYFNVTIEGPESSPYENGKFKLELFLPDEYPMVAPKVRFLTKIYHPNIDRLGRICLDVLKNNWSPALQIRTILLSVQALLSSPNPDDPLANEVAEEWKNDNVHAIATAREWTHQYAN
- a CDS encoding uncharacterized protein (MEROPS:MER0014970), translating into MKDSSFTVTLPCLQLADRLVYLPGVTYRTVLTKADGARILSKFTEVTSMLNDTLRQAIRDYYIEHKSEKPAELSHDGLQGIELLGKFNRSISGAPLMACLPGVEGVKTKGCAICQITEVQELQYKTVLWIKAHYRGRSVTSTVNDHDEAVFTVDTSDSHASEFDDKTTRSLAFEVILPKTLQLFVNIDKFVDDYRAGERRNTDDDLLKHLLLRLSPLASLMYSELSGAETSAALHKLQMLYLSVKTGNHTLTEYRHLFQLNDILVAVFGFSCKQKVEILGMFDGKERLHYFHKLIDFANNLFEKYLDIEFVLEQWKRMDEKMGPEGGRILKTQFIRNYLRNLRRIIEEVGTASSHGKAEDRKAESQGAVAAGGDNDDTDIAKVQKFIQGLEDYCISEDGKRLIYGDFRRMMRMAPSSSDFQVLRTYMDVIMDIPWLLKTDNTDLLSSRIDLETARDQLNADHYGMQSVKERILEYLAVLKLQSRIRIRRNSFKQKEKVMKARIPMRDSSNATKFVAKWKPSKPTQSADGSPNTMRAPILLLTGPPGVGKTSLAQSVASTLGRKFQRVSLGGLNDFADLKGHRRTYVGAIPGLIVQALRRAQSSNPVILLDEVDKIGGASRNGNPEAALLEILDPEQNSNFQDHYIGFPIDLSQILFICTANNQWEICPPLRDRMEIIPLAGYSYYEKLEICKKFIIPRQVKQNALQEGLVQLDDPTILKLATEYTNESGIRSLERLVSSICRSKAIEYSNLMDTCNDDTSIPSGYTSYVTIEDLPRYIGYAGHVSDSYSFGKRVTAVQELYGIANGLSYNSDGSGSLLNFEMVGLPGDKSLSCTGNLGDVLLESAEIADTLVGFLLNKRMLTSAEGDFDDEAVLRRFNKTEVHLHVPEGAISKDGPSAGITMTICLLSLILQKAIPSSIAMTGEITLTGKILPIGGLKEKLLAAHLTGKINKVLIPRANRKDIIEDYTSSMSDRTQARDLLSTLMAEQDRLLKTDSNKESWFRQPEQWVKRKLGITLIYVEDLADVITAVWNGDIVIRKLEHNYHSSKVRSHI